Below is a window of Gemmatimonadota bacterium DNA.
TCCCCATAACCCGCTTTTGGATTTCGGCAGAGGTTTAATAAGTCGCTTTCCATCTAATCTGCTAAAAGATTTATATCTACCTAAACTCCTATCACCATAGCCATGGCACCAACGCATAAAACTATTCTGTTGATGTGCTTCTCCCCTTTCAAGTCCAAGTTCTTGTAGATCATATTCCGAGTTTTCTATGCAATCAAATTGAATTGATAAATACATCTCTTTAATTGCCAAGAACTGACGAATCTCCCTGAGCCTTATCTTGACGCAGTCTGGCTCCACAACCGCCACAGTGTATTCATTCCCTTCATCATCAATCTTGATGTATTTATCCGTCTTTCCGTCGTGATATAGATTGTGAAAAAGGCGAAACTCCTCAGATATTTCCATATAGGCATCATATAAACCAGAGAATTCGCGCCCCAAAACCAAAGGTTCCACTCTATTTGTTGTACCTCCATACCGGAGATATTCGACTCTCTCTTCTCCGCCTTCATAAGACACAGATGCATCAGGCATACCACCACCCCAACGGAGGTCCCAACTCGGAGAAGAAAATACTTGATCAATTCCATCCAATGGAATTAAAGCACAATAAATGCCGTAATTGTGGGACTCTCGGTGATCAGATAGATACACGGTGACCATCTCAGTCATTTTTAGATCGCGTTGCAACCATTCCAGCATCCTGGTTTGCGATAGCCGTTCTCGGTCTAAATCAATGCTCATCACCATCCTCCTTCTGCTATTTTGATTCCTGATCAAACAAATGTATAGCACAAAAACCACGTTTGTCAACTTAATCCCCTGATCTGATTCTCTCTCTCACCTCATAAACACCCGCATCATCTCGTCGCAATCGTCCCCATGCAACATCCGGATCGTGCGGCCACACCATAACCCAGTTCTCGGAAACCGCTCTCTCCATAACCTCTTGTTTAACCAGATAGGTCTGCCGCGGATACAGATCATACGCCATCACATAAATCGGCTTTAGATGATGCGTCGTAGGAATCAAATCCCCAACAAAACAAAACGTATCCTCGCCCGTATGCACCAGCACAGATTGATGCCTGCGGGTATGCCCTGGCGTAACTATGACCTCAACAAAAGAACAAATACGCTCATCTCCATCCAACAGCGAGAGCACAGATGCCAACGGCCTCATCACCTCGTCGTATCGATACCCATTCACCGTCTGCCCGTCGGCATTCTCCGCATCCTCCCATTCCCCCTCTTGCACATAATAAGTCGCATTTGGAAAAGCGGGCACATATTCACCACCCTCTTGCACCGTACAACCCCCAGCATGATCCTGGTGCAAATGCGTCAAGACAACCCGCGTAATCTCATCAGGCGCAATATGCAACGCCTCCAGAGATGCCATGAGACTATCCGACTCATCGAGCGCGTAAATCTCTCGCAGCTTTTCCGTCACC
It encodes the following:
- a CDS encoding MBL fold metallo-hydrolase, producing the protein MAIVDYRQSGGCDVWVLSAGCVRMDGGAMFGVVPRPLWERCYPPDERNRIGLTMNCLLVRGQGETLLIETGFGGKVTEKLREIYALDESDSLMASLEALHIAPDEITRVVLTHLHQDHAGGCTVQEGGEYVPAFPNATYYVQEGEWEDAENADGQTVNGYRYDEVMRPLASVLSLLDGDERICSFVEVIVTPGHTRRHQSVLVHTGEDTFCFVGDLIPTTHHLKPIYVMAYDLYPRQTYLVKQEVMERAVSENWVMVWPHDPDVAWGRLRRDDAGVYEVRERIRSGD